A genomic region of Tamandua tetradactyla isolate mTamTet1 chromosome 2, mTamTet1.pri, whole genome shotgun sequence contains the following coding sequences:
- the LOC143655236 gene encoding olfactory receptor 4S2-like, with amino-acid sequence MEKIINVTEFIFLGLSQNPEVTKVCFVVFSFFYTVSLLGNLLIILTVCIGNLFKSPMYFFLDYLSFVDICYSSVIAPKMITDLLAKTKNISYVGCMFQLFWSHFFGSTEIFLLTTMAYDRYVAICKPLHYTTIMDRNRCNSMLLGIWIGGFIHSLLQLALVAQLPFCGPNEIDHYFCDVHPVLKLACTDTYVVGIVLTVNSGTIALGGFVILLISYTVILISLRKQSADGRRKALSTCGSHICVVTIFFGPCTFMYMRPDTTFSEDKIVAVFYTIITPMLNPLIYTLRNAEVKNAMKKLWGKKFYLRD; translated from the coding sequence atggaaaaaataatcaatgtCACCGAGTTCATTTTCTTGGGCCTTTCTCAGAACCCAGAGGTCACAAAAGTTTGTTttgtggtgttttctttcttctacacAGTCAGTCTTCTAGGAAACCTACTCATCATACTGACAGTTTGCATTGGTAACCTTTTCAAATctcccatgtatttttttctcgACTATTTGTCTTTTGTGGATATTTGTTACTCTTCAGTGATAGCTCCCAAAATGATTACTGACCTGTTAGCCAAGACTAAAAATATCTCCTATGTGGGGTGTATGTTCCAACTCTTCTGGTCACATTTCTTTGGTTCTACTGAGATCTTCCTTCTTACCACAATGGCCTATGATCGTTATGTGGCCATTTGCAAACCCCTACACTATACGACCATCATGGACCGGAACCGATGCAATAGCATGTTGTTGGGGATCTGGATAGGTGGGTTCATACACTCCCTTCTCCAGCTGGCTCTGGTGGCCCAGCTGCCCTTTTGTGGACCCAATGAGATTGACCACTACTTTTGTGATGTCCACCCTGTGCTGAAACTTGCCTGCACAGACACGTATGTCGTTGGTATTGTCTTGACAGTCAACAGCGGGACCATCGCTCTGGGGGGCTTTGTTATCTTGCTCATCTCTTACACAGTCATCCTGATATCCCTGAGAAAGCAGTCGGCAGATGGCAGGCGCAAAGCTCTGTCTACCTGCGGCTCCCACATTTGTGTGGTCACCATCTTTTTTGGTCCCTGTACTTTCATGTACATGCGCCCTGATACTACCTTTTCAGAGGATAAGATTGTGGCTGTCTTTTACACCATAATCACACCCATGCTAAATCCCCTGATTTATACACTGAGAAATGCAGAAGTAAAGAATGCAATGAAGAAACTGTGGGGCAAGAAGTTTTATTTGAGAGATTAA